AAGAATATTTTGATATGCAAAAAAGCCTTAATTTTTTAACCCTAAATGCCAGATCagtcattaaaaaaataaaattcctaaaGTAAAGTTAAGATTCAACTGGTTTCCCCAAAAATCTTACTTTAAAATCCTAAATAACAACTGACATATTGTGCATGCACACAAAAAATAACTTTGACTATCACACATTATTTCATAAGAAATTAGATGACAAAAGAGAAAACGACATCAAAAGAGACAAAATCCCTAAAGTAAAGTTAAGATGCGACTGTCTTTCTCAGAAACCctaatttaaaatctcaaataataaataatttgtgcATGCAGTTAAAATATAGCTGAATATCACACATTAATTCATAATAAAATATATGACAAGAGAAAACGACATCAAAAGAGGCAAACTAACCTTTAGATCCTATAACATCACTGGAATCAAAAGCACAGACTAAACGAAACTCGATCAGAACGAGATTAActgataataaataaaaataaaataatgggTGAGTGATTATGATCGATTTTGAAAGGGGGTGACTGATTTTCAGGCCATTACTAACCTAGGTTTAACAGGGGAGGGTTTGGTTAGAGAGAGGTAAAATGAGTGTCTTTTGGTCGGTCTATGGAATAAAAGTGGGGGGACCCCGATCAGTTGGGTTTTGTTTTCGCGCCcttgatgtgcaacaaattcaGTGGTCATTTGCTGATTGGATGGACACGTCTATGTATGTGTAATACACGCGCGTATGCCCAATGGTCAGATGTGTTTATTAGTTAAGGAAATAATGAGTCCGAGTGTTCAAATGAAAAAATTTAAAGTTCATGTATCGACTTTTAAAAGCCCTACAAATTTAAATGGCGAGGAAGCCATTACGCCTTCTCTAAATAGAGACACAAACTAattcgtttttttttttcaaatagtaATAGTTTAAGTTCTTATTGAAGTAAACACTAACAAAGCTCCCTTATCGAAAAAAGTTCTAATCATTTCCACTTTAGGGTTCTTATTTATTGGTAAACTCAAGTTATTTTAACACACAACGAGcaattatcaaatatatttaTCAAATTTTATGTGGTCCTCATCCCCTTAATTGAAGCTCATCCAATAGAAATAATAGTTACAAAGAGTTGTACTAAAAGCTAATTAAAACTTCTAATAGTAGAAATATATTTCTTTAAAGTTATGTGAACTAAACGATGTTCTTGTTCTCACTCCAAAATTAGTTAGTACATTTACAAAATTACACGCTAAAGAAAGAAGAATCTGTTTTTCTATTTGAACCCTTTACAAAATTTGACAATATATGctaatttttttgttttgggTCGCTATTGTGAGTTTAGTTTAATAACCAATTAATCTATTGGCAATTAAATACAAAACTGGCAGGTCGGCTAAAACTACTTGCATTCGCtagccgaaaaatatataaaatatgtatattttctgtatataatacatatatatacaaaaaaataaaataaatatttctctctctatatatttttgaaataattaaaatatacatTTCTCTAATCTATTCAAGTGAGAAATCTCATATGTTGTCTATATATAACTACCTTGCATGCATGTCTTTGTATGGATTTATACatttcaaattttatacactATCGGCGTAAGAATTTTTTATATCGCCAGATCATCTTTATCTGTTGTAGTCTTATTTTCAAGAATACAAATTACATATATTAAAGAGACTTACCTATTgatagtatacaaaaatattttatactgaCGATGTATATAACAAATACAGAAATAAGTAATatgcctgaaatgtatatatatatatatatatatatatatatatatatatatatatatatatatatatatatatatatatatatatatcttaaccTTCCTTTATTATTCCTTTATTTGATACTAGATCTGCCAAAACAGAATATATACTGTTATTCTGGTTAAgccattacatatattatatgatgactgcaacaacaacaacaactaacaACAACCTAATATAATTTTACtaatggggtctgaggagggtaggtgtacgcagaccttacccctaccctggggtagagaagCTGTTTTCGATAGACGCTCGTCtctctccctccaagaactccccaccttgctcttggggtgactcgaactcacaacctcttggttggaagtggagggtgcttatcactagagcaacccactgcAAATTATATAAAACCTACTTTTATTTATATGAGATCTCATCTCTTTATAAGCTAAACTCTTAACTTTCTTTAGAATCTAACAACCTCTCCTTAAGATGCTACTTAATCTGCATGACCGTCCAAATCAAGATTATAGAAATTCTTAGTTAGAAAAGGTTCTTTAAATTTTCCCTTTCAAATATCAGCATATAGATATTAAGATACTTAATGATAAGGACTTGGTAGGGGAAAACGAGGAATGATAATTGTGGTATAGTCTAAACAGTTGTGCGAACAAACAATTTTTTGGAATTGATTGACTTTCTTTCATTCATATTATGAAAATCAAAGATCTTTTACTTCACCATAGTAGAACCTCGCTAACTTTCTCGATAAATTAATCTAATCACATGGAATATTCCATTTGTTTATTCACCCACCGTAAATGATAACTAACGGACTTGGAAAAAAGGAATGACCTATATGGCGAGTGGAGCTTTAATTCTGCTCGCGCGTAACAAGCACAATTATATATGTAATATCTTATTTGTCAGAAAGTTGGCAAGTTATACAAAATCTATTGTcagaaattttatatatatatatatatatatatatgctagtAATAATCTTTTATATACGTAGCACCAAACCTTTGAAGTCAACCATACAGGTGATGAGCTAAGGAAAGAGCAAACCATTTTAtcactacatatatatatgttcCTGCTCAAAACTGTTAGTATTTGCAGCACTATATAATTATAAAACAAATAAATTACTAACTACTTGAGGCCAACCGTCCACTTTCATACTATATAATTCTGAATATTTTTTCAGTCAAAATTCCTAGCCAAACACGCCTTTATTCCCCTTCCCTTATCTACACCGTCCGTGGCATCACAGtccatatcaaatatatatacacacaaaccATGAAACAAAATTCCATCTATTCCTTTCTCTATCTCTCTCGctcttctaatttttttttaatcattcGGTATTCGAAACTCACTACTATTTTTCATGGCTTCCACAATACTTAAATTGCCAGATCCAAATATGAATTTTTCTACATTTTCAGGTGAGTTTCCAGCAAAATTATCATCTTCATTATCATCAAAATTGATACCAATTATGGCTTCTACTTCTGTGCATGAACCACTTGTAATATCAAGAAAAGATATTACTATGCCAACTACTATGACTACAACATTTTGTCATAGTAATATTAGTAGAAATACTACTAATAGATTGGCTTCCATGTGGAGAGAAATTCAAGGGTCAAAAAATTGGGAAAATTTAGTAAATCCATTGGATAATCTTCTACAAAATGAGATTATTAGGTATGGAGAGTTTGTAGCTGCATGTTACAATGCTTTTGATCTTGATCCAAATTCAAAAAGATACTTGAATTGCAAGTATGGAAAAAATAGTATGTTGAATGAAGTTGGCTTGGGAAACTCAGGCTATAATGTAACAAAGTACATTTATGCTACTACAAATATCAATGTTTTGTCAATTGGTCAAAATTGCTCGTCTAGTGGAAAATGGATTGGTTATGTTGCAGTTTCAAATAATGTAGAATCTACGAGACTGGGCAGGAGAGATGTGCTCATCACGTTTCGTGGAACGGTCACTAATCCTGAATGGATAGCGAATTTGATGAGCACATTAACTCCTGCCCATCTTGATCCGAATAATCTCAGGCCTGATGTTAAGGTTGAAGCTGGATTTTTGAGTTTGTACACCTCGAACGAGGATGAAAAGTTTGGTCTTGGAAGTTGTCGCGAACAATTACTTTCTGAGATAGGGAGAGTAATAAATATGTATAAAGGCGAAGAAATGAGCATAACAATTGCAGGACATAGTATGGGAAGTGCATTAGCCCTTTTATTAGCTTATGATATCGCGGAGTTGGGATTGAACACGACAATTGTGCCTGAATCCCAAGTAAGTCAGAATCAACTATACGAATCCTCAATAACAGTATCAGAAATAAATAACAGCATACCGGTCACAGTTTTTTCCTTTGGAGGTCCTAGGGTTGGAAATCTTGGCTTCAAAGAGAGATGTGAAGAGTTAGGTATAAAAGTATTGAGAATAGTGAATGTGAATGATCCCATCACAAAACTTCCTGGGGTTTTTTTGAATGAGAATTTTAGGGTTTTATTGGGTGGGAAATATGAGGTTCCTTGGAGTTGTTCTTGTTATGCCCATGTTGGAGTTGAAATCTTGCTAGATTTCTTCAACATGCAAAACCCTACTTGTGTACATGACTTAGCAACTTATCTCAATTTGCTCAGAATTCCTAAGagtaatttgcaagttcaaagaGAAGAAGGCATTGATTTCTTCAATAGAACAAAGGAGTTTTTCCTTTGGGGGCTCAATATTTCAATGCTTTACAATGGAGAAATAATGCTCCCATCCATATGGTGAAGTTAGTTGAAACTAGCATAAAGGATATAAGTAGCTTTAATTAACATGGTAAATATATACTTTTGGAAATATCATAGGTTGTAGTTTGCAAATATATGAGTATATTTTTGTACAATTATTATAATTGCGAGGAAGGAAGAATTTTACATTGTCCTTTATTTTGCATTTGATGATGTTATGTCCGTAACAAAAGCTCCAGGTGTCGACTCTATAAAGTCAGAATCGAATCTTTTTGTGAATAATAATTTAAGGGCATGACGCGAGTACTTCTAATTGCTTCGCCTGCATCTCATTATGTTGGCTATATTTGTTTTCGTGATGAAAATGAATGAAAAGTGAGATGAGAGTGCCATTTTCAGATTGATTAATAGATAGCATATTCTATCATGCAGGAACCTATTACTTTGTATT
This DNA window, taken from Nicotiana tabacum cultivar K326 chromosome 15, ASM71507v2, whole genome shotgun sequence, encodes the following:
- the LOC107818080 gene encoding galactolipase DONGLE, chloroplastic-like, producing MASTILKLPDPNMNFSTFSGEFPAKLSSSLSSKLIPIMASTSVHEPLVISRKDITMPTTMTTTFCHSNISRNTTNRLASMWREIQGSKNWENLVNPLDNLLQNEIIRYGEFVAACYNAFDLDPNSKRYLNCKYGKNSMLNEVGLGNSGYNVTKYIYATTNINVLSIGQNCSSSGKWIGYVAVSNNVESTRLGRRDVLITFRGTVTNPEWIANLMSTLTPAHLDPNNLRPDVKVEAGFLSLYTSNEDEKFGLGSCREQLLSEIGRVINMYKGEEMSITIAGHSMGSALALLLAYDIAELGLNTTIVPESQVSQNQLYESSITVSEINNSIPVTVFSFGGPRVGNLGFKERCEELGIKVLRIVNVNDPITKLPGVFLNENFRVLLGGKYEVPWSCSCYAHVGVEILLDFFNMQNPTCVHDLATYLNLLRIPKSNLQVQREEGIDFFNRTKEFFLWGLNISMLYNGEIMLPSIW